The following coding sequences are from one Dermacentor silvarum isolate Dsil-2018 chromosome 4, BIME_Dsil_1.4, whole genome shotgun sequence window:
- the LOC119449429 gene encoding V-type proton ATPase 16 kDa proteolipid subunit c has protein sequence MADKEPLYTPFFGVMGAVAAMAFSALGAAYGTAKSGTGIAAMSVMRPELIMKSIIPVVMAGIIAIYGLVVAVLISSTIKPDYKLFSAFLHLGAGLSVGLSGLAAGFAIGIVGDAGVRGTAQQPRLFVGMILILIFAEVLGLYGLIVALIMYSRG, from the exons ATGGCCGACAAGGAACCTCTGTACACTCCCTTCTTCGGCGTCATGGGAGCCGTTGCAGCTATGGCGTTTAGCG CGCTTGGAGCTGCCTATGGTACAGCAAAGTCGGGCACAGGCATTGCAGCCATGTCTGTGATGCGGCCAGAGCTCATCATGAAGTCCATCATTCCAGTAGTCATGGCGGGTATTATTGCTATCTACGGCCTCGTCGTTGCTGTGCTTATCTCCAGTACCATCAAGCCAGACTACAAATTATTTTC TGCGTTCCTGCACCTGGGAGCTGGACTGAGCGTAGGGCTGAGCGGATTGGCAGCTGGCTTTGCCATTGGCATCGTGGGCGATGCCGGCGTTCGTGGTACGGCGCAGCAGCCCCGGCTGTTTGTGGGCATGATTCTGATCCTCATTTTTGCTGAAGTGCTCGGGTTGTACGGTCTCATCGTGGCTCTGATTATGTACTCCCGCGGTTGA